The Pygocentrus nattereri isolate fPygNat1 chromosome 4, fPygNat1.pri, whole genome shotgun sequence genome includes a window with the following:
- the LOC119263168 gene encoding obscurin-like: MLLTFYLLFIGLHVSEGCTLENRGEVLNIAAHAGGSVLLPCYCTDQHTTPERFSWKKDNKDTWEEISIESGQYRDRVQLFNGHSPGNVSLLISHLTEEDGGDYQCSVEGAHLIIRLTVKGCPLENRGEVLNITAHTGGSVLLPCYCPDLHTTPKTFSWKKDNKDTWEEISSESGQYRDRVQLGNGHSPGNVSLLISHLIEEDGGDYQCSVEGVHLIIRLTVKGCPLENRGEVLNITAHTGGSVLLPCYCTDLHTKVKTFRWKKQNRSTHKQEEISSESGQYRDRVQMFNGHSPGNLSLLISHLTEEDGGDYICAVKGSRLTIKLTVKGCPLENRGEVLNITAHAGGSALLPCYCPDLHTKVKTFRWKKQNRSTHKQEEISSESGQYRDRVQVFNGHSPGNLSLLISHLTEEDGGDYICAVKGSRLTIILTVKGCPLENRGEVLNITAHAGGSALLPCYCPDLHTKVKTFRWKKQNRSTHKQEEISSESGQYRDRVQMFNGHSPGNLSLLISHLTEEDGGDYICAVEGSRLTIKLTVKASLPFVPFALVTVIFLHIIVAVVYHTKRNKDPHYSTADGDGVVSLE; encoded by the exons GCTGCACTCTAGAAAACAGAGGAGAAGTACTGAATATAGCAGCTCATGCAGGAGGGTCAGTATTGCTGCCCTGCTACTGCACTGACCAACACACCACACCTGAGAGATTCAGCTGGAAGAAAGACAACAAAGACACATGGGAAGAGATATCCATTGAGAGTggtcagtacagagacagagttcagctgtttaatggtcactctccaggaaacgtctctctactcatatcacacctgactgaagaggatggaggagatTATCAGTGCTCTGTTGAAGGTGCTCATTTAATCATCAGACTGACTGTAAAAG GCTGCCCTCTGGAAAACAGAGGAGAAGTACTGAATATCACAGCTCATACAGGAGGGTCAGTACTGCTGCCCTGCTACTGCCCTGACCTACACACCACACCCAAGACATTCAGCTGGAAGAAAGACAACAAAGACACATGGGAAGAGATATCCAGTGAGAGTggtcagtacagagacagagttcagctgggtaatggtcactctccaggaaacgtctctctactcatatcacacctgattgaagaggatggaggagatTATCAGTGCTCTGTTGAAGGCGTACATTTAATCATCAGACTGACTGTAAAAG GCTGCCCTCTGGAAAACAGAGGAGAAGTACTGAATATCACAGCTCATACAGGAGGGTCAGTACTGCTGCCCTGCTACTGCACTGACCTACACACCAAAGTTAAGACATTCCGCtggaagaaacagaacagatccacacacaaacaagaagagatatccagtgagagtggtcagtacagagacagagttcagatgtttaatggtcactctccaggaaatctctctctactcatatcccacctgactgaagaggatggGGGAGATTATATCTGTGCTGTTAAAGGTTCACGTTTAACCATCAAACTGACTGTAAAAG GCTGCCCTCTGGAAAACAGAGGAGAAGTACTGAATATCACAGCTCATGCAGGAGGGTCAGCACTTCTGCCCTGCTACTGCCCTGACCTACACACCAAAGTTAAGACATTCCgctggaagaaacaaaacagatccacacacaaacaagaagagatatccagtgagagtggtcagtacagagacagagttcaggtgtttaatggtcactctccaggaaatctctctctactcatatcccacctgactgaagaggatggGGGAGATTATATCTGTGCTGTTAAAGGTTCACGTTTAACCATCATACTGACTGTAAAAG GCTGCCCTCTGGAAAACAGAGGAGAAGTACTGAATATCACAGCTCATGCAGGAGGGTCAGCACTGCTGCCCTGCTACTGCCCTGACCTACACACCAAAGTTAAGACATTCCgctggaagaaacaaaacagatccacacacaaacaagaagagatatccagtgagagtggtcagtacagagacagagttcagatgtttaatggtcactctccaggaaatctctctctactcatatcccacctgactgaagaggatggGGGAGATTATATCTGTGCTGTTGAAGGTTCACGTTTAACCATCAAACTGACTGTAAAAG CTTCTCTGCCCTTCGTCCCCTTTGCCTTGGTGACTGTGATCTTTCTCCACATTATAGTAGCTGTGGTTTATCACACCAAGAGGAACAAAG ATCCTCACTACAGCACTGCCGATGGAGATGGAGTGGTCAGTCTGGAGTAG